CACCACTGCGCGCCAGGTGGGAGCCACGGCAGAGCCGGGCtggcaggtggggcccagggagccaCACTGCGGGGCCTGTCCGAGGCGCCCAGGCCGAGACAGCTCCTGGGCTGCCAGAGTCAGGACCTGGAGGAGATAAAGGCCCAGGGCAGCCACCGTCAATCTGGGAAATGATAACATTCTCTAGTTTAAGGTAAACTGAGTGTCCCCTCCGCACCAGTAGCTCTTGCTGTCTTCGAGAGGGAGGTTCAGGGAACCACAAGGTAGGTTCCAAGCATCTCAGTGTTGCTTCGTTTGGTGGAGGAACAAGAGGGAAAGGTGGGCATGCTTCCTGGTGACCAGccagcacctccctccccttGCCTGGGCCACTGCTCTTCCCAAAGCTCATCCGACCCTACCCCCTGCCTCATAGGGAAAGTTCATGCAGGCTGCACGTGCATGTGCCTGAAAACGTACAAGTAAAAGGAGCTGGACCTAGGTGGCCGCAAGTATGACATCCCTTATGGGAAGCTCCCTGACAGGCAAATCCAGAGAACAAGGGTGGACTGGTGGTTCAGGAGCTTGGGGAGGGGAGTGAGTGCTCGCGGGCTGTCTTCTCAGGGTGCTGCAAGATCTTCTGACAGTAGACAGATGTGACAGTCACATAACATCGTAAATGTGTCACACGCCACTGAGTCACAACCactaaaatggtgaattttttctgtgttctcttgGTCTTTGCTTTAATCTAGTAGAACACACCTAACATTGCACCATCTTAAACACTGTTAGGTGCACAGCTCAGTGACGTTAAGCACATGCACActgctgtgcagccatcaccaccgcCATCTCCGGGACACCTTCAGCTTCCCCAAGCAACCCTCTGCCCCAGCCCGTGGCACCACCATCCTACTCTGCCTCTAACAGTGCAGCCCCTCTAGGGGCCTCATGTAAGTGGGATCACacggtacttgtctttctgtgtctggctcacTTCACTAAGCATAACATTCTCCACACTCATCCACATCGTCGCAGGTGTCAGAATTCCCTTTCCTTTTACCGGACAGATGTTGGTCCCAATGACAAGGTATTCAGGAGGCCTCTGGTCCTGCCCACATAGATTTTAGCAAACATCTGCTCCCTGGCTTTGTGCCAGGCCTGGCCCCTTCCCCACTGGGGCAGACTGGGCTTCACGCACGGGACAAGGACCCCAGGTCACTCACGTCCAGGATGTCCATGCGCTGCCTAAGGCTGTAGTTGAGAGCGTAGAACTGTGAGGTCAGATACTCCGCCACCTAAGCCAGGCAGATAAAAGGTCGATGGGTCACAACCCTGCAGGTAGGGCCCAACACAGACACAAACCGAGGGTTTTGACCTTGGCATCCCAGAGCCACCAGGACTTACCCGGGCTGGGTCTGTGACTATGACAGCCACTAGGGCTCTCTGGCGCAGCCCCTCGAATCCCGCCACACTCGTCTTCTCCTCCAGGTGCAAGAGAACCTTGGCCAGCTCCACGCTCACCTGCACACAGTGGTCAGGGTGCcttcagcccccagccctgccccaggccccccgcCATCCTTGGGTTTCTTTACAATGGAAGGGACACACGTCAGAGAGCCCGGGACTCCAGCAGACCTCAAATACAGGCCTCCTAAGGGGACACAGAGCCACCACAGCATACATGAGCCAGACCAGGCTCCTTCAGGCCCGACGTTCCTCCCAGGACATTGCCCACCTCCCGTgacccaggcagcccagcccctctACCTGCTCACCTCCCGAGTGGCAGCCCGACTCCTGAAGACCAGCCCCTCCAGGGCCCGCAGGGCCGCCTCCCAGTACTCCCAGTCCTCTGACGTTGTCAGGGCTGCAGAGAAGCCAGACAGGCCTCCGTCAATCCTAGGCCCTGACCTTGACCACAGCAGAGCTGGCAGCCAGGGTCTGGGCCCTGAGCAGAAGGCAAGTGAACCCCCAGAATATGAATGAgtcccacagcccagctgccccgGGGCGGGGCTGTGCTCAGGGCTGAGGCCTCACGATAGGGCGCTCAGCAGCTGTCCCGGCTGCGTGCAGAGGCTCACCTTCAATGCAGTCCCGGACATATTTGGGTGCCTTGCTGCTCTTCAGCTCTTGGTCCCCCGACATGTCGTAGGGGACAAACTCATCATCGCTGTGGAACACAGACATGAGGAGCCTGCTGGTCACCCAGGAGCAGACaacaggcagggagggggctcctGAGAGCGAGGTCGCACACCCTCTACAACCAGGACAAGCTCCTGAGTCACCAAAATTCACCTCCCAGTCCCTGAAGCTTCAGGAACGGCTGACAGGCTGAGGCTGCACTGCAGCTGAGCCCTGTGTGTTGGCTTTCATGTTGGAAGAAAGACTGGAGAGAGCTCGGGGCCAGCGCGGTGCTGTAGGCTGACCATCGCCTTTGAGTTCACTCAGGGGCTCTGACACCTGCCGTGCAGGACTGCCCGGGGCCTCAGTGCCCTCCCACCCAAGACCTCCGCCCTACCTGTCAAGCTCAGAGTCAGAGCCCTCTGGCCGGACCGGGGGGACGCCGCTGTCTAGAGTCTGTTTGTCAGGGGTCTCTGCAGCAACTGCAGCAACAGACGGGCTTTTGGGAAACAAGGAGGAGCCCTTCAGGAAACCCTCACAAGGTTCTGGTCCCAAACATATGCTTCCCAAGGGAACGCTCCATCCACCCCTACCCTCGTCTTCTTAGCTTCTGTCTCAGCAACACAAGTCCAGGATGGCGAGAGAGAATCTAACACGCATGCAGGAAACGCCCCCACCTGGCTAACCATGCCCAGAGCTCAGGGTGGGGACACCTCACCCTGCCTCCAAGGGGCTGTCAGCAGCAGGTTGGGGGGTGGCCAAGGCCCGCATCTCGCAGCTCAGTTCATCCTCTTCATACTGCAACCCGAAAGACCTGGGGTCAGCTGGGGCGTGACAGCAGGGACATCGGAGCCAGGGCCCCTCAGGGCCTTCCCACGGCAGCCCCAGTCTGTACACCTCCAGCCTCTGACAGCCAAAGCCTTTCGAGAGCAACTTTCTAGGCCTCTACCTTGGCAGAAGGCAGTGCTGGGTGTGCTGAAGGGCCCCACCCCTCCTGAGGGGTCTGAGAATCCCCTGGGTTACAGCAAACGTAGCAATGCCCCCAAGGACATCCCAGAGGGCACCGAAGATGGTGAGGAGGGGATCCCTAGCCTGGTCTAAGAGTTAAACATCCAGGGACACACTTGGGGGACCTGCTTGAGCATAGCTGAGGGGCTCCgcctccactcccctctgagccATGAACCCTCAGCAGGGCTGCCGAGGCCAACTCAACACCAGCAGAGAGATGCTCCATGACCACAGACCCAGGAAGGTGAGGTGACATCAGGGCCAGAGAGACAGCAGCTAGGGGAGACCACGTGGGCACAGCTCTTGCTCACCTGGAACTTTAGGGCAGGGCCTTCAGGGTGGATCCGGGCACTAACCACCTCAGCCACAACCATGCCCAGGCGGCGCACAGCAGGCAGATTGCTGTCCAGGTGGCACCGCACTCCTGCCATTAGACTGGCCAGCAACTCTGGAAGCACCGACATACGCACACTGAGCACGCGAGTGGGGGCTGAGGTCGGGGTGCCCGCACCACCTGCTCACCGTCTCGGCTGTCCTGGAGTTCCGTGTCCCTCAGGTGCATCAGGCAGATGAGGATGGCCTTGCTGACGTAGTGCTGCTGTGGCAGGGGGGTGTGGCGGATGGCGCTGCTGCTACCCCACATCTCCAGGAGCTCCTTTAGGACCTGGTGGGCAACATAGCCCTGGCCTGCTCAGAccgccccacccacctccctgcatCCCAGGCAGGAAGGCGCTCCCACCAGAAGGTGGTTCTGGGACACTGCAGGGACTGAGGGCCAGGTAGGACTAACCTTTACAAGGAGCGGGCGCCGTTGGCTGTCCAGGGCCAGGTACCCCAGCAGGCTCTGCAGCATAGGCGTCTGCAAGAGAAGCCAGGCATCTCTTCACTGTCCGCTGGGCAGATGCTGCCcacctgcctggccagggcaggaagcaggCCAAGGGCTGTCTGCCCAGGAGCCCTGCTGCGGGAACAGGTCTGGCTGAAGGACAGTGATATTTCCCGGGCAACTGAATACTGCTGCAGCTACACTAGCTACAGTCATTTCTCTGGGACCTGAGGCAGCTCTGGGCCCACACCCTTGCTGGCACTCTCACCGTGTATCTGTACTGCAGGAACAGAAGCTTTTGGGTCATCACAAACTGGGCCTTCTTACTCTTCATCACCAGGTTCCCCAGTAGTCGAGAGAGAACTTCAGGCCTGGGAGGCACAGTTGAGGGGAGAGGGAATCTCAACATATCAGACTGGATCCAGGGCTCCGCACTAACCATGAGGAGCCCGGGTGAGCGTTTCAGCTCTGAGTGGGTCCTGATCCTTCCTCTTCCCGATAAACGTGGAGACCAGGGAGAGCCCAGCACCTCAATGCAAAAGGAcatcacttcccttctctgactacatccaagattaagtACTTCGCCTAGAGCAGGGGTGGCCAGCCTTTCCTGTGAAGGGCCAGAAACTGACTACATATAAAGGGATGGCAGGAAAAATGTCATCTGGATCCCCACTGCCTACCTTCTTGCAGCAAAAGAATGCCTTGCTTCTTACCCAGGGACAGCCTCTACAAGCCCTGTCAGCACAGCCTCTAAGGCCCGGTCAGGCACGCATTCCACCAGGCGCCAGCAGACCCGTTGCCAGAGGCAGCTGCCCTGGGTGAGTGCCGTCAGCCTGGGCACCAGCACACCCAGGATCTCCTCTGAGGGAAAGCAAACAGAGGGAGCCCTGAACCCAGGATCTCGGGGTTGTGGGGCGTCTAGTGTCTGCAGCCCACACGCCCACCACTTGCACAGCCAAGGCCCCACCAAGGAGCCTGGACAGCTGACATCAGCCCACCCATGGCCAGGCCCGGGCAAGGGGACCATTGCTGTTTCAGGACACATAGCAACCCACCCTCTGCCAGGGACCCAcgctgcccacctcctcccaggacagccactgggagggcagggagaaggccAGGACATGCTGTGGCTCCTCCCCAGACAGGAGACACTCACTCTGCCTCCCGTAGACACAGGCTTTCCCGAGAACCTGAGACACGAAGGAGACAGAACAGTCCGAGCCGCctgggacaggaaggaaaccaagatgTTAAAGGAGGGCAGTGTTGAGACTGTCAAAGAACCTCAGACGAGCGGGGACAAACCTCATTCCTGGGCAGGTGGACTCCCAGTAGTACAAATGCCAACTTATTCAATCTAATTGAACCATAATCTTAATAGGATCGTTTCTAACCAGAAGAGCCAACAACAACTGTTTACTCATAGCCCTGcccgtgtggctcagctggctgtaGTGccgtcccacacaccaaaaggacGCAAGCTCGATCCccaagtcaaggcacatacaggtggcaaccaatcgatgtttctctctcacactgatgtctgtctgcctgtctctcaaaatcaataaaacacatatgtgtatgtatacacacacacacatatatgcatatatattaaacCCTCACCCAAAACTATATACAAGAATACACATATTTTCACACATATATATGAGTGTGTAAAAAAGGTGTTACACATGTTCACCCACTTAATTGTCATAATGATCCCCTGAAGTAGGAATAAGTATGATAGTGCCCGGAGAAGAGCTCCGAGAGGGGTCTGGCCAAGACGGTCAGCTACTCGTAGGAGGTGGGGCTCTGAGCCACccgcagggaggaagggagggaaggaggacagaGGAGCAAGGAGAGGGTACTCGCGCCAGCAGCAGAGCAGAGTGAAGGAGCCGACTGGGACGCAGACAGGACCCGTGCACACTGGGAATGATGGAATGTGGCGTCTGCAGTCTGAAGAAGGGGAGCCAGCCAGCCACCGCACAGTGAGGCAGACTCCATGCGCGCTAGATGCCTGCGGAACAACCTAGCGGCATCACCCAGCAAAAAGCAGCGGGTGGGGCTGGAAGCCCTGGCGAGATAAATGCAGGCGCCTCACCTTGCTATGGGTCTCTCCCCCTAGACAGTGACAGTGGCTCCCTTGCGGAGGGTCCCGGGACCCCACAAAACAGCAGGTGGGAAGGGCCTGAGCAGCGCCCAACTTGGCACGAGCTTCACAACTTCAGCTGCGGGAGCACTGAACACTCCCAGGCAAGACACTTGCCCCCACGACTGACAGTTCAGACTGTGTGATGAGAGGGTGAGCAAGAAGCCACTCCCACAGCGCCCCTCCAGGCACCCAAATGACCAGTAACAAAGACACTGAGACAGACCCAAGCCAACAAGGACAAGCATCCTCTTGCCAACAGCCAAGTGAGATGAACCTCGTCACACTAAGAATTCCGCTTTTCAGACTGGGGACATCCGCTGATACTGAATAAGGGCCCAGCAGTGAGCAGCGCCACCTGGCTGACTTCGCCGGTATCCACCCAAGAACTGAAGAATCAAGAGTCAGCTCCATCTCCAAGGTCAATAGCAGAGAAGTGAGTGAAACTATCGTTTCAGTCAAATACCACCCAAATGGGAGACAACTTCTGACCTACCAAGGGCACCCTCCAGAGACTGCAAAACACACTAaggccagggagggaaggaggggatggCAGCCTGAAGAAATGATTGGAAGAGGACACTTGGAGGGGCCCTCACCTCGTAGAGAGTCCACGACCGCCTGCAGCACCCGCATGGCCTCCTCCCCAAGCAGAGGAAAGTAGTTCTGAGGGAAGAACTCAGCCAGGTTCTCATGTTGCAGACAGTTGCCCAGGCGGTCGGGCAAGCCCACCACCTTGATTAGGAGTGTCTCCTGGAGCAGAGGAAAGGCCAGGTCCGTCTGCTGGCACTGCCGACACTGCCCCTCCAGGACAGCAGCCATCCTGCCCTCGCTCAGGAACTGGGCCAGCAGCCGCGCCATCTTCATCAGACGGAAACTGGGACTGAACCAAGAGCAGGTGTGATGGGCAGAGCCCCAACCCCTCCATCCTTAGCATCCTTAGCCAAAGGTGTTGTAACATCGTTGTTAAACAAgtaacctgccctggctggtgtgctcagtggattgagtgctggcctgcgaaccaaagggtcccttcccctctctaaaaataaataaatctttaataaaataacttaatcTCAACAACTTAATTGGCCCTTTCACCCCCCATATACATTGAAAGAAAGGGTACTTAAATCTCACTACGAAGTGGAACACCAGTACCTGCTGAGCCCCGGGCAGCCTCCTGCCCTGGAACCACGCTGGACACCACCACCCTCTTCTGGCGCCACCTCTTCACATGGTGCTCGCTTTTTTCAGCAATGGCTGAAAACCCTGCTTTCCCACGACAAGGCGTCCCCACAAGGACTGTGCTATGCTCTGATATGGAATCTGGGAACCCCTCCAAGTGAGGGGTCCCTTGCTGTGGTGTCTGGACGCCTCACTGCAGAGCTGGGAGCCACAGGGTCAAGGAGAGCGCCAAGAGGATGGTGATGAACTTCCACCTGTGTCACCTCCATCTGGAGCTAACCCACTGCCTCAGCCACAGGGACTCAAACACTCCTACTTCCTCCCTTCGCCTGCCCACACATCAGGGGCAGGACAGAGAGCAAGGGCCCTCCCATTTCAAAGATTAACACAAACTGCTTTTACTTTTCAGGTGCCCTGCCATTGGTTCACAATCTCTTAGGCCATGCCTATGCTTTGGATGTGACAAGCAACCCCATGTTCAGACCGAGCCCCACTCACCCAGCAGCGCCCTCAAGAGCCTCCATCAGCACCAGGAAGGCTTGGTCAGCGGGGCCCTCCAGGAAGAAGCTGGCCCACAACTCCTCCAACTGGCCAttgggcagcagctccagccagtGAGGGCTCAGCTTGCCAACAAGACATCGGAGAATGGCAGAAAAGTGGAGCCTGGCAAACTCTTCCCGCTCCTCAGGGAGGGCTGGGCTCTCCGTTCCTCCAAGATATCGCTTCAGGGACCGCAGGGTGGAGAAGATGTAGCCACCATTCTCAGAAGATGAAAGGGTGTGAACAGCCTCCCGGACGGTGAGTCGAACTGAAGAGAGCCCTGGATCCATCCTGTTCACGGGAAAGGGCCTGAGAAGTGCGTGGAGCAGTGGATGTCCACATGGAACCCAGTCTTGGATAGGGAAGCATTTTTCGTGTCCTCTCAGAAACCCCCCCACCGGCCCTTGCCTGCTGTCACCCAGCAGTATCCTTCCCCTCCCACATCTTACACTGTTTCCACCAAGAAACAGTGTAAGGTCCTTTTTAGGACCTGAGGCCCTCTATGACACCCTCTACAGTAGGGTGGCAACCTGTCCAGGGACACATGCCTGTAACCTGAAACATCTTTAGTTGTCACAGCTAAAGACAGTATGGGTCAGGGATGCTGGTAAACCTTCCACATGCTCAAGACAGCCCCCGCAACAGAAGATTATCCATTATCCAAACCAAATGTCAACAGTGCAGAGGCTGGGAGACCATGGTCTAGAAGCACCCGGCCATACACTTCCAATTCCCCGGTGCACCATCCATCTGTGATTCACCTTACCaaattccctccctccccccaaaccgCAATCATCTATAGGTAGTATTTATCTCGGGTCAGGCGCCTCTGCAGGACTAAGTAACATTAAGTAGGCACCAGTTTGTCACCAGTGCACCCAGCCTCTTGATAAGGCCGTATTAGGGACCCAAGAGTGTTCTCAAGAGCCGGGTGGCTCCCGACCCTGCCTGGTCTACGGGGTGTGCATGCCAGCTAACAGGACAGCGATCGGTCCGTCCCACGCCCTTACTAAACGTGCGCACGAAGCCCACCTCGTGGCGTGATAGGACGGGACCCcgggagatgggagggggtcTCGGGACTGCAGGACGGCGCCCGCGGGAAAGGCTGGGGTCTCGGCGAGGTGCGCAACCTCTCCGTCCTGGGAGTGGCCGCAAGCCCGCCAGGACCCCGCTCCGTCGCTGTGAACCCGCCGCCAATTCCCTGTGGCCGCCAAGGCTCAGCTCCACACCCGGCTCACAGCGTGCGGCCGCGGAGCACGAGCTCCCGGGTCCAGACAGAGTTGCCGCTGACTTTCTTTGAGCCGTGGGCCCCACTGACCAATCCCGACAGATCTTGGTGAGAAGCCAGTGAGCCGGAAGAGGCACTGAGCGAACGGC
This sequence is a window from Phyllostomus discolor isolate MPI-MPIP mPhyDis1 chromosome 3, mPhyDis1.pri.v3, whole genome shotgun sequence. Protein-coding genes within it:
- the TELO2 gene encoding telomere length regulation protein TEL2 homolog, with translation MDPGLSSVRLTVREAVHTLSSSENGGYIFSTLRSLKRYLGGTESPALPEEREEFARLHFSAILRCLVGKLSPHWLELLPNGQLEELWASFFLEGPADQAFLVLMEALEGAAGPSFRLMKMARLLAQFLSEGRMAAVLEGQCRQCQQTDLAFPLLQETLLIKVVGLPDRLGNCLQHENLAEFFPQNYFPLLGEEAMRVLQAVVDSLRGGSDCSVSFVSQVLGKACVYGRQKEILGVLVPRLTALTQGSCLWQRVCWRLVECVPDRALEAVLTGLVEAVPGPEVLSRLLGNLVMKSKKAQFVMTQKLLFLQYRYTTPMLQSLLGYLALDSQRRPLLVKVLKELLEMWGSSSAIRHTPLPQQHYVSKAILICLMHLRDTELQDSRDELLASLMAGVRCHLDSNLPAVRRLGMVVAEVVSARIHPEGPALKFQYEEDELSCEMRALATPQPAADSPLEAGPSVAAVAAETPDKQTLDSGVPPVRPEGSDSELDSDDEFVPYDMSGDQELKSSKAPKYVRDCIEALTTSEDWEYWEAALRALEGLVFRSRAATREVSVELAKVLLHLEEKTSVAGFEGLRQRALVAVIVTDPARVAEYLTSQFYALNYSLRQRMDILDVLTLAAQELSRPGRLGQAPQCGSLGPTCQPGSAVAPTWRAVVDERVRRKTRRFSKGSPRQAPAGSPNEFNSVAGYFFFPLIQGFDRPLVTFDLLGDDQLVLGRLAHTLGVLMYLAVNTTVAVSMGKALLEFVWALRLHGDTYVRRGLLFAVSSVLLSVPAERLLADLPDELLEARSWLADEAEKDPDEDCRVLAVKALLLLEKLKDKLLPLPSP